The DNA window TGGTGCTATCCCCGGAATCTGGGGCTATTCCTTTAAGACAGCCTACAGTGTGGTGGGTTGAGAATTCAAGCTAGGGTGGTGTTCATAAACTGGAACAAGAAATCAGAAATCAATTAATtcgtaattaattatttgaaagcATAGCATCAACCATAACACACCACCATATAATTCTTCAGCTCAATGATAATCTTAATGAACATATCTTTAACTCCCCCTCTACTCTCTCTCTTATCTCAACaagccataatttttttttgcaaataccaataatatatttattcgAGAAACGGATCATAACTACTTGATATTAAGGTATTTTTGAAGCTCAGACTCCTCACGCTTGACTAGATTCACCTTCAACCCATGCTTCATGTACATTGTCAGAGCAAGCTTAGGCACCACAGGATGATCTTTCACTACCTTCACATGGTAACGATACAAGATTGACGCCACAGCAAATCTCATCTGATAGTAAGCAAAATCTTTCCCTAAGCATAGTCGAGGACCGCCGTTGAAAGCAGTGAATTTGTAGGCTGATTCACTCATGAACCGTCCGTCGATGATTCTTAACCATCTCTCTGGCTTAAACTCCCTGCAGTCACTTCCCCATACTGCCTCCATTCTTCCCATTGCATATATTGCATAAATCACTTTTGTCCCCTTCTTTAATTCAGTCCCATCAGGAAAAATGTCATCCTCAACAACCTACAAAATATTGAAGCAAGAGAAAATGAAACAGTATTTGTCACTCACCATTTTCTTTCCTCgccttgaaaaacaaaagaaaatggcaTAATTAATGGTCAAGGCATTCTCGGGTCAAAATTCACTTTGTTCATGGTGAATAAAAGGTTGTATTCATGGCTTTTGTAAATGGTGTGAGCAGTTACCAGGAGGGTTGTGAGGAAAAAAAGTCTCTTTTTTCAAGAGGTTGTAAAGCTGTTTTAGGCTTTCAAtgagattgatttttataattaatccaACTAACCCCGGTCCCTGGTTCAATTCTCACCTATTTCTAGGACCTCGGAATTTCCTTATTTTATGCTCACCAAACAGAGCTTAGCCACGTTACACTAACATACTGTTTGGTCACCACGATGGAGTTGACCAAAGTACTTCATGCAAGGGAAATTTGACAgatatttgattaaagaaacaagaatttGTCCATTTCACACAAGCTTAGTTTTCCAAGGTATGTATGCTTGAATTTATGGTATATTACGACAAGATTTTTGATTTGTTGCACATAAAGCTCGCAGTTGGATATTGATTGGGTATGAGTCCATTAATGGCACCTACCCATCacttgaagaaaagaaaggactCGGCTTGTCATGAAGGAGGATTATTCTACATCTTTAATGGTGAGATGCTCTGGAAAAGATCTAAATGCATAATCTCCAAGAAATGTTGCAATTTTATAAGACTGTGTAAGAAATACTATAATTGCTACATATGCATGAAACATTAATtctaattagtaaaaaaaaaaaccctaaaaaggaTTCTTCTCTAAATCACTTGTGAAAAAACACAAGGATATAAATTTCTTTTGGAaatgttttgaagaaaaatattcaatggAATCAACATTACTCgaaattaaaggaaatattAGTATTTGGTCAAAAGGAAGTCGTTTGTTACTTAAATTACCTCTTTGTGGTCCACTGGTACTGAAGGGTATAACCTCAAGGCCTCAGATAGAGCAGCTTGCAAATAGTCCatcttctttatctcctctGGCCTAAACACTAATGGAGTTTTGGTGTCCAAATCTTCTCGCTCACTAATTATCTTGCATATTTCAGCAAGAATCTTCTCCTCTACTGTTGGATGTGAATCAAGAAGCCAAAAGAACCAGCTCATTGCCACTGAAGAAGTGTCTCTGCCAGCAAGAATAAAGTTTACACAAATATCTCTTAAAAATCTGTCTGAAAATGGCTTCCCATTCTCATCTTTTAACCCCATAAACACTGTTAAAAGATCTGATCTTTGCTTCTCCTTATCATTCTCACTTTGCAGGGagagttctttctttcttgtccTTATGACATCTTCTGCAAACTCATCCACATCTTTTATTGATCTTTTCAGCTTCTTTTCGGACCCCAAATCAAGAAACCTCATAACTTTCCATATGCATGTTGGTGTAACGAAACGTAGGAGAGTAGCTTCTGTTGCATCTTCGAAGGCTCTAGCAAATGGTATATCAGGCAAACCAGGGCGTAAGCATCCTGGATCAACCCCAAATGCTATCATGCAAACATTATCAAATGTTAGCCTCAAAAGAATATCCTGCATATCAATCGACATTGAGTTGTTCTCCGCATTTTCTAGGACTGGCAAGAGCCTAGAATGAACAAGTTCAAGCAATGAATCAGTAGTCAATTGCCTGAACTTTGCTGAATGAAACTCAATGCTTGCTGTCTTTCTTTGCCTTTGCCATTTCTCATCATCAGCATTGAATATCCCTCCGCCGAGAAGATCACCTAGCGTGTCGCGAAAATACTGGCCTTTGGGGTAATTAGGGAACTTGGTCTTGAGAAGATGCTCAAGATTTCTTGGATCCGCAGTCACTACACAATTAAGACTACTAAACCATGGACCTTTGAATCGAAAAGTCCCATTTCGATCGCAAAGTACATCAGAAATCCATTCGTACATGTTGCATTGAAGACCAGACACCAAAGATGGTAGCATGCCTAGAACTGGCCATACGGGCAGTCCACAATGCTTTTTCTGCCTAAGAGAATGTATAGCAATGAAGACCACAAGAGCAAGGAGGAGCTCTAAAATCTGAATATCTCGCAAGAAAAATAGTCTCGAAATGAAGTATCCGGCAACATCATCGGACAAGGAGGAGGAAAGGGAAGTGAGATTATTGTTGATGCTAGGACTGATCATGGTGTGGATCATGATAGGGAATAAGACTATCGTCCATATGATAAGGCCTTTTTATGGTTATAGCTAAGAGAGGGTCATGTGTTACAAGGGAGCAGTATGTTTGTGCTTTCTTGGCGTGCAGTTTTTGGCCCAATTGGTATGATTTGGTGAGCTGAAAATGCGTGGGCTCCTGCTGCTCTTTCTATATGACTAAACTGATCAATTCTTCTACTTCTTACCTGAATTGGATGGTTTTCGTcctttgatgttttctttttgttggaaATGTCATACTTTTGGTCTCTAGTAAATGAGAATGCGGAGCAGTTATTGCTTGTGTGTCGAACAAGAGTTACTACAAATAGGATTGACACTCGTCTGAGAGGAGGAGGATGGGAAGTTGTTGGTGACTGATAACCTAACCTAAGTGCAACTATTTACTCTATTTCCCCCCCCATGTTTACCAATGCAAGTTatttattacaaaaacaaatttaaggtAATAAAGACAGATTTTGGTCACCAGCAGCCATGTCCATGTTTGCTGCACCACGTAGTTAGTCTAGACAGTGGATTTTGGTTTGGATTTTGAAACAAGAATCACCAGCAGCCATGTCCTGATGTCCATGTTTGCTGCGAAATCCCAACTACatagcttaatatatatatatatttgtttaaatcttgATATTCAGAAAGTTACTAGACTCCAACTAATTCTGTTGAGCTGGATTCACATATTAAAATGTAAAACTCTtctgataatatattttataggtttaaattcaaacttttattttaaaaaacaaccaccaaACAACTTGGTAATATAATACCTTAGTGAAGAAGCAGCTGatgtatcaaaaaataaaaataattccatTACCATCTCTTTTCATATTATTGTAATTGAGACAAATATATACACTGACGATTAAGAATATAGTGGTCGGTACGAGGTACAAATTCCACAAGTCATAGAATAATTTGATGGGAATTTAAGGCTTTCTTTAAACAATATTCCAGGCTACATAAAATTTCCCCACGTCACCATgtcacctgtttttttttttttttaattttgaaatgcccgagtttaagaattttaatttttttttatatttcaaaaatagtttttaaaaaattattatttttttaaatattttcatatcattttgatatattatataaaaaataatttttaaaaaataaaaaatatattattgtaatatattttcaaataaaaaatactttaaaaaacatcaattaccacattaaaaaacaaaaacacaatagAAGACGTATAAAACCATGttcctaattttgtttttccttcttcgCTCTCTTCATTTCTCGGATGAGTTtgatatatagttttaaaacccggtctGGCCTAACAAGTTTACCCAGGACTCGACCAATCAGGGGCTGAAACTGAGTTGGGTTGAGGAAAaatcaggggaaaaaaaacttggtgtGACCAGGCTGACCCGGTAGGTTGACCCagcgacccggtcaaaaacccggttgcaacccgttgactttcttttttctaaaacgacatcgttttgattttttttttaaaattgaaccGAACAACCCGGTGACCCTGttaaaacccgaaacccggaCCTTGAATCAcgccgggtctaaaaactatgcttCGAAATTAGCTGGTACTAGTTTTCATACCAAATGCTTCGAATGTGAACTGTTTAAACGCATGTAATTAAACATCGCAAAAACTTGTTCTAAAAAATGGAGTAGCtaaattttactattttctttaaaaatagcGAAACTCTTTGACTTAAACAGTGGACAAAAATATATGCTCTTGGAGAATGGAAAACTTAGCTTGGTGGAAATTCCCGTGGTAACCTCAGATTAGTCTCCAATTGATAACTATTTTCACATTTCAGTCTTCAacctatatttttaatcaaaagagTCCCTAACATACccaaaattcttaattaattggaTCCTTCTATCTGCAAATATTCCTAACCACTACTTTCTGAACCGAGTGTCCAACCCATGCACAATGTTAAACACATTTGTTAATGCAAGGATCAAACGAAGGATTTCTAGATACTTTGGGAACCCAAGTGGTAAAGAAAATATAGGTTGGGGgctcaattaagaaaaaaaaagtcattgatCAGGGACTAATTTGAAGTTATCCCtaattcttttccttctcttttttcataAACCAAGAGATGCTTATGTAGAATAAAACATTTTctactaattaaaattttccatgtgttatatatataaagtaaaattaaaataaatgacatgaaaaataaatgagccTTTATATATTTCTTGGCCAATGAAAGGATGACACATAGGATAAGATATTTAAGATATCTTATCATAAATATAAGatctcataaataaaaatcaactaataaaataatattatgtggTATTGAGAAAGAACTTGAGAATTTCTACAAATCTTTATAAATAGAAGGTctcaccctaaaaaaaaaaaaggagaattcTTGGagatataacttttttttaagacaaactCTTTAAGTAAGAAGGTTTTCTCAAAAGCTCCAAAGTCTCTTTTATCTACACTTGAAATCTATAAGGAACGAAGCTTTGTTGCATCAAGCCTAAAAATCCTATAAGAGTTCTTTAATAACACTTTAAAGACAAATCAAATGTACTCTTCAAATTGTCAAATCACTAAAGCTCGCTCCACAATACACATTTAAACTCGTGTTCTTGCAAAGTATAAATCTTGGTTTGATAAATAAAGTCACCATAAATCAAATTCAAGAGAAGAATAAGatgattgtttattattttgtaataatattttcaatagaGATTGTACTCagtcatatatttttaataaaattaaatattttctcgTGTGCTTGTTTAATTTCAGTATTCAAAATTATATCTACAAATTTTTAGCGACTTCACTGGGAAAATCATTACCTCTCATCTCTTCCATTCAAGAATGAATTTTAGTAATCTTTTATGGCCAAACTTTAGCTACCACaactttataaaaagatcaCTTGGATGTTGTTGAGGATTCTATAGCTGAATCTATAAGGAATATTCACGGTATTACTAACGACATTTTCACCGTGAATCAACTAAAAGAGCTTATTAAAAAGGCCGTCATGGACCAAGTAGAGAGTTTAGTTTAACCTTTGTATTCTTATGCGAAGCCATATGCTTAAAGGATTGACCTACTAAGGATGCCTTTGAATTATTAACCACCAAGTTTCTAGTAATTTGATGATAAAGAGAATCCAAGGAAATATGTAGTTCACTTTATGGAGACTTGAAACAATGTCGGAACTGAATGTGATCTCATGTTAAAATAGTTTGTTCATTCCTTAAAGGGCAATGCTTTCAACTAGTACACTGACTTGAAGTTTGACTTAATCGATAGTTGAgagcaattaaaaaatgaatttcttaatcGCTTTTACATCACTCATCATGTGGTCAGCATGATTATACCCATCAATATGTGTTATAGGCAAAGAAGCCTGTCATCAACTGCATTAATTGGTGTAGAAACCTTAGCCTTAATTGTAAGAACTGACTCACCAAAACTTCAGCTTTAGATATGTGTATTCAAGGGATGCATTGGGAACTGGCTCATCAAAATATCATagtcaacaataaaataataaacatctcttgatttttgaacaacaaagagaaaaaaaaaaggcatattTCATTAAAAGGATAAGATCTGATCCAACTAcaaggaaaacataaaaaaaatagcaaagtcCTATAACAACATGATTGACAATGCAACACCCTTCTTAGATCAGTTTCTCTAACATTATTTGTGTCTCATCATTGTTTATCAACCCTTTTTATGCTTATGATGATCTAGTAACAATATGGTAGATGACATTGTCTTCCATAACCTCAACTTGCCTCTTGCTCACCAACTTTCAAACTTGATACTTGAAATTCTTACAACTATTTACATCTCTTATTTGGATTATAACACCTAGGGAATGGTGGTTTAGGGTAATTGTTCTTGATAGCATGATAATTTCAATGTTGTGTCCAATTATACTCCTTCTTCGACAATAAAATTGGATCGAAATAGGAAGCATACATGGAGTAAACCCTTCGTTAATTGCAGCACATCAATCCTCACAGTattgaagttgaaaaatatcatgttaggaaaatattttcccatTAATACAATTTCAGCATTGTAGAAGGCCAAATGACTTACATGAGGTTCTTTCCTTGTTAAAACCTCTATGTTTATTGAATGCATTATGTTCCATTGTTTTCCGTTATAATTATCTATGACCCATACTTTCATGAAATCGTTTTCTTTATTGAATGCCTTATGTTCCATTGTTTTCCGTTATAATTATCTATGACCCATACTTTCATGAAATTGTTTTCTCTATGGGTATGACAAGTTTTCCTTTGTATTCGACGAGCCCAATATCTTTGCTATCAATGCCCTCAAAGACTGGTGGAGGAAATGAAAACAAGCAATAACTCTCCATTTTCACATAAAATGCAaatatgtttctttttcaaGTAAACCAATGAAGTGAACTATTCACAGATACTTTTGTTAATGATAAAGGGACTCTTCTTGTGGCAGCTTCACTTCATACAACAACTTTCATCTCCAAGTCTTTGAGTCAAACAACTTAGCTCTAATAAAGTGATATAAATAGAATTCTTTATCATATAAGAGGAATTTAGGCTTTGAGAATCTCATGATTTTATTGTGTACAGGCTTTGATTTTTCAACCATCATGTTAAATTCCATAGTATCATATTGTGCTTTTATATTCATGATCTTCTACCATTGTTTAGTAGTAGGGTTGCACACATAATAACATGGTTTATGATATGCATGGTAGAGTAAcactttttgatttgttgatgccACAATCTCCACATGGTCAGGAAGGAATTCAAATGACATTTCAGGGTGGGGCTTTATagtgttaattgaaataaaggAAACTTGATATTCATTTCTAATCATGTTTTGTACAAAGAACCCAAAGACAATGTTGATTCTTTGGTTGTGTAGCTTTTTGAAAGTGGATTCATAAGTAAGTTTGTTGCACTCCTTGGAAAGAAGCCTATATTTTCACATGGTCTCCATTGATGAATGCATTAAAACTTCATATATGATATCCAAACATAGGTCACGAGTTAAGTTTATGATGACACAAAGGTTCTTGTTGTTGGCTTGAGGAAAACCATAGTGATGCTTCTAGATCGGAAGTTGAATAAATCCTCTTTAACACTGTCAATTTTTTAGCAACTCTTGAATCATCAAGGGaaaacctatatttcaacccgTGAACATGCATGCTAAATGTATGGGCATATTTTCATATGACGAACTCGCCCTTAAAGGGTGACACATAGTCATTACTTTTGCATGATGGACAAGAATTTTAATTCTTGCTCAAACTCTACAACAAAAATTTCCTGAGTGATGACCATTATGTCACCTGTATGTCCTGAACTCAAGATGCTATATGAAGGGCTTGCCTTGATGCAAAACATGTGTAGGGAGCATACATCTTAAATATAGGTTCTAGTTCTTTTATGTAGAATAATAGGTaagtttactacttggtctctaaaaagggtctcttgttgtcctAATGATCACCCTTGTGAAGGTAATATAAGAGGCTTAGTAAGTAATTGGATGACACATATACCAattattaccagtctaagcacttaGTGAAGAGTTGAGGTTTACataaacttaaaccttgactcaagtcataaggtaagctactagtcccccacttaacctaAAGCTTTTTCAGTGTGTGCTCTCACAAATAATATCAGTGATACATAAATGCCTTTCATCTATATCCAATACGCTATTCATGACATAAAGTGAAAAGAATGCATCTTGAAGCTCTTAAATAGAGTAAACCAatcataatagaaaaataaacaaacatcaaTCTtcataaagcataaaaaaacaaaacaaagctcAGTCCAAGGGTCCCTAGTGAAGTCCCCATCCTGTCGTATCCCTTTTACGAGAGCATCATGTCGTGGAAACCCTTTGCGGGTATATTCAGGAGGTCTTTGGTTGGTTTAGAaatcgccacctagtattataatTACTAAGAACCTTAACTAGTCTTTTAAAGATTCTAGGCAAGGGACTTAttgtgtaaagggaaggtattagcacccctagtacgccttACTTgtggtaagctgcattgtttttctttgtttgttatggtctgatggttttttatttatttctattagcCTACTAGGACCGATTTGCTACGATGAACATACATTGGTTTCCTAGGTCAATAACCTAGTCTAAAATGGTGAAAAGTGCTTAATTAtcattgagggttttttttttttgggataagTTTGGAATTTTTTGCTATTAAgtcattccaaataatatttcagataaaattctttgcaactgtttttttattcttatattataAGTGAATGAATCATACTACTcccaatatttatgatattaaccTCATATTggtttttatccttatattaaatatgagtaattaaaaatcattatccttgataatattttggatattaaacattttataagttttttatccttatattaatagtgaataatatattctcttgctaaaaattattttttaatatttttgaaatatagaccAAAATCCTTTGGAATTTTACAGACTTATTAT is part of the Populus trichocarpa isolate Nisqually-1 chromosome 7, P.trichocarpa_v4.1, whole genome shotgun sequence genome and encodes:
- the LOC7457181 gene encoding cytochrome P450 86B1, whose translation is MIHTMISPSINNNLTSLSSSLSDDVAGYFISRLFFLRDIQILELLLALVVFIAIHSLRQKKHCGLPVWPVLGMLPSLVSGLQCNMYEWISDVLCDRNGTFRFKGPWFSSLNCVVTADPRNLEHLLKTKFPNYPKGQYFRDTLGDLLGGGIFNADDEKWQRQRKTASIEFHSAKFRQLTTDSLLELVHSRLLPVLENAENNSMSIDMQDILLRLTFDNVCMIAFGVDPGCLRPGLPDIPFARAFEDATEATLLRFVTPTCIWKVMRFLDLGSEKKLKRSIKDVDEFAEDVIRTRKKELSLQSENDKEKQRSDLLTVFMGLKDENGKPFSDRFLRDICVNFILAGRDTSSVAMSWFFWLLDSHPTVEEKILAEICKIISEREDLDTKTPLVFRPEEIKKMDYLQAALSEALRLYPSVPVDHKEVVEDDIFPDGTELKKGTKVIYAIYAMGRMEAVWGSDCREFKPERWLRIIDGRFMSESAYKFTAFNGGPRLCLGKDFAYYQMRFAVASILYRYHVKVVKDHPVVPKLALTMYMKHGLKVNLVKREESELQKYLNIK